The proteins below are encoded in one region of Halichoerus grypus chromosome X, mHalGry1.hap1.1, whole genome shotgun sequence:
- the IDS gene encoding iduronate 2-sulfatase, which produces MLLAGWCLLWLGLVLASVCASLESAAPGNWTIAPLNVLLIIVDDLRPSLGCYGDKLVRSPNIDQLASHSLLFQNAFAQQAVCAPSRVSFLTGRRPDTTRLYDFNSYWRVHAGNFSTIPQYFKENGYVTMSVGKVFHPGISSNYSDDSPYSWSIPPYHPSSEKYENTKTCRGPDGELHANLLCPVDVADVPEGTLPDKQSTEQAIRLLEKTKTSARPFFLAVGYHKPHIPFRYPKEFQKLYPLENITLAPDPQVPAGLPPVAYNPWMDIRKREDVQALNLSVPYGPIPVDFQRKIRQSYFASVSYLDTQVGRLLSALDDLQLANSTIIAFVSDHGWALGEHGEWAKYSNFDVTTRVPLMFYVPGRTAPLPEAGEKLFPYIDPFDSVLELMEPGRRVTDLVELLSLSPTLAGLAGLHVPPRCPIPSFHVERCREGQSLVKHFRFQDLEEDPYFRGNPRESIAYSQYPRPADSPQWNSDKPSLKDIKVMGYSIRTIDYRYTVWVGFNPHEFLANFSDIHAGELYFVDSDPLQDHNMYNDSQSRDLHRSLMP; this is translated from the exons ATGCTGCTGGCCGGCTGGTGCCTGCTTTGGCTTGGCTTAGTCCTGGCCTCGGTCTGCGCCTCCCTGGAGTCTGCGGCGCCTGGCAACTGGACCATAG CTCCTCTGAATGTCCTTCTAATCATCGTGGATGACCTGCGCCCTTCTCTGGGCTGTTACGGGGACAAGCTCGTAAGGTCCCCAAACATCGACCAGCTGGCATCCCACAGCCTCCTCTTCCAGAATGCCTTTGCCCAG CAAGCAGTGTGTGCCCCGAGCCGTGTGTCCTTCCTCACTGGGAGGAGACCAGACACCACCCGCCTGTATGACTTCAACTCCTACTGGAGGGTACATGCTGGAAACTTCTCTACCATCCCCCAGTACTTCAAGGAGAATGGCTACGTGACCATGTCGGTTGGAAAAGTCTTTCACCCTG GAATATCTTCCAATTACAGTGATGATTCTCCGTATAGTTGGTCTATTCCACCTTATCATCCCTCCTCTGAAAAGTATGAAAACACCAAG ACATGTAGGGGGCCGGACGGAGAACTCCATGCCAACCTGCTTTGCCCCGTGGATGTGGCGGATGTGCCAGAGGGCACCTTGCCTGACAAACAGAGCACTGAGCAAGCCATCCGCTTGTTGGAAAAGACGAAAACATCGGCCCGCCCTTTCTTCCTGGCTGTTGGGTATCATAAGCCGCACATCCCCTTCAGATACCCCAAG GAGTTTCAGAAGCTGTATCCCTTGGAGAACATCACCCTGGCTCCTGACCCCCAGGtccctgctggcctccctcccGTGGCCTACAACCCCTGGATGGACATTAGGAAGCGGGAGGACGTCCAGGCCTTGAACCTCAGTGTGCCCTATGGCCCAATTCCTGTGGATTTTCAG CGGAAAATCCGCCAGAGCTACTTTGCCTCCGTTTCGTACTTGGACACGCAGGTTGGCCGCCTTCTGAGTGCTTTGGATGATCTCCAGCTGGCTAACAGCACCATCATTGCATTTGTCTCCGATCACG GGTGGGCTCTAGGTGAACATGGAGAGTGGGCCAAATACAGCAATTTTGACGTCACTACTCGCGTGCCCTTGATGTTCTATGTTCCCGGGAGGACAGCTCCGCTTCCAGAGGCAGGCGAGAAGCTTTTCCCTTACATCGACCCTTTCGATTCTGTCTTGGAATTGATGGAGCCAG GCCGGCGAGTCACAGACCTCGTggaacttctctctctctcccccacactCGCGGGACTTGCGGGACTGCATGTACCACCTCGCTGTCCCATTCCCTCATTTCATGTTGAGCGGTGCCGAGAAGGCCAGAGCCTTGTGAAGCATTtccgattccaggacctggaagAGGACCCGTACTTTCGTGGTAATCCCCGTGAGTCTATTGCCTATAGCCAGTACCCCCGGCCTGCAGATTCTCCCCAGTGGAATTCTGACAAGCCGAGCTTAAAAGATATAAAGGTCATGGGCTATTCCATACGCACGATAGACTATCGGTACACCGTGTGGGTTGGCTTCAATCCCCATGAATTTCTGGCTAACTTTTCTGACATCCACGCGGGGGAACTGTATTTTGTTGATTCTGACCCTTTGCAGGACCACAACATGTATAATGACTCCCAGAGCAGAGACCTCCACCGATCACTGATGCCTTGA